The following nucleotide sequence is from Caldicellulosiruptor saccharolyticus DSM 8903.
TTTATGGGTTGAGTTAAATGGTTCATTGGCTTCAGTTGGTATTACAAAAAATTTAGAAAGAGAACTTGGAGATATTGTAATATTTGAATTTTTGAAGACTAATGGTTATATTCAGCAAGGTGAAGAGTTTGCAAGGATTGAGACAATCTACAAAACATATACATTAAAATCCCCGGTAAGTGGTTTTATAAGATCGGTTAATTCAAAGCTTTGTTTGGACCCTACATTGTTAAATTTATTCCCAGAAGAAACAGAAATAATTAGTATAGACATACAGCTACTTGTGTGATATAATAATGCAAGCAAATATTACAAACGAAGGGGTTGGAAACGCTGATGAGAATGTCCAAAAAGATTGTTGCTATTGCAATTTTAGTTGCATTTGTAGTGGCCATGCTTCCATTTTATTCAAAAGCTGCTAACTTTCCGGTTACTGTAAAAGACGGAAAGGGAAACAGCATTACAGTAAAGCAAAAGCCTCAAAGAATT
It contains:
- a CDS encoding glycine cleavage system protein H, with the translated sequence MLYNERLLYGDLWVELNGSLASVGITKNLERELGDIVIFEFLKTNGYIQQGEEFARIETIYKTYTLKSPVSGFIRSVNSKLCLDPTLLNLFPEETEIISIDIQLLV